The Terriglobus roseus region TAGCTACAGGTCGACACCGCCACAAGGGCGACGGGAAGCATTCGGAACAACGACTTCAAATTGGCACTCCTTACAGCGTTGGGGGAGGGGGTGGTGGGGGGAAGAACGTGTGCGCACACGATTTGTTCGGTAGCTCACGTTCACTGCAAACGGCTTTTTGCCGTAAATCCCACGCTAAGCGATAAATGAAGTGTTTCGATAGGGAAATATTTTCCGTCCCGTAACAATTCACGCCAAAGCGCCGCGAAAGGGACGCCAATCTCTGCAAGTGCCATTCCCATCGACCGCTCACTCACCCTTCGCCCCTGAGCTCGGCCCCAAATTCCCAAATCGGAACGCCAAGCACTGCAGAACCCAGCAGATGCCGTCGCATACCCCAAAAGTGTTATCCGCCTAACCCAAGGGGTGTTATTCCTACCCCAGACTTCCGCCGATTAACGTTACGGCAAGAGTTCGCAAGCCCCGAACTCCCGGTCTGTTGCACTACTTTGCTTTTCTGCCTGAAAGGTCTCTCTCATGCTTCTCGGTTCACTCTTCGTAGCTGGATTCGTCATCGCCATCGTGGCTGGTTTCGCCAAGGTGGAAGATAGCTCGTACTAAAACTGGCTTTTAACGCCCTCAACCCTCCCCCAGTTCCACCCCTCTTACCCTCAGTCATTTCCATGCCCCATAGCGACCTCCCTCAATACGAGGGGGTCCACGTCGCGAAAGCGACGTCGAGCACGGCACGAAGTGCCGAAGCACGTAGAATTAAGGGTGAGCATGGACCCCAAGTACATACGTAATTTCGCGATCATCGCGCACATCGACCACGGCAAGTCGACCCTCTCTGATCGCCTCCTCGAACTCACCGGCTCGCTCACGCAGCGAGAGATGCAGGCGCAGGTCCTCGACGCCATGGACCTCGAGCGCGAACGCGGTATCACCATCAAGGCCCACTCGGTCCGCATGATGTACCAGGCCCACGACGGCCAGACCTACCAGCTCAACCTCATCGACACCCCCGGCCACGTCGACTTCAGTTATGAAGTCAGCCGCTCCCTCGCCTCCTGCGAAGGCGCCCTCCTCGTGGTCGACGCCTCACAGGGCGTAGAAGCCCAGACCCTGGCCAACGCCTACCTCGCCATCTCCAACGGCCTCGAGATCATCCCTGTTATCAACAAGATCGACCTCCCCAGCGCCGACATCCCGCGCACCAAGGAGATGATCGAAAACACCGTAGGCCTGCCCGCAGACGACGCCATCGCCGTCTCCGCAAAGACCGGCCTCAACGTAGCCGACATCCTCGAAGCCGTCGTCGCACTCATCCCGCCCCCCACCGGCGACAGCGAGAAGCCGCTCCAGGCGCTCATCTTCGACAGCTGGTTCGACCCCTACAAGGGCGTCATCGTGCTCGCCCGCGTCATCAACGGCACCCTCCGCAAGGGCCAGCGCATCAAGCTCATGTCCAACGGCAAAGTCTTCGACGTGGAATCCATGGGCGTCCTCACCCCCAAGCCCGTCGAAATCGCCGAGCTCTCCGCAGGCGAAGTCGGCTTCTTCGTCGCAACCATCAAAGACGTGGCAGACACCAAGGTCGGCGACACCATCACTGACCCCACCAACCCCGCCACTGAAATGCTCCCCGGCTTCGAAGACATCAAGTCCATGGTCTTCGCCGGCCTCTACACCGTAGAAAGCCACGAGCACGGAGCCCTGCGCGAAGCCCTCGGCAAGCTCAAGCTCAACGACGCATCCTTCTCCTTCGAGCCCGAGTCCTCCGTAGCCCTCGGCTTCGGCTTCCGCTGCGGCTTCCTCGGCCTGCTCCACATGGAAATCATCCAGGAGCGTCTCGAGCGCGAGTTCGGACTCGACCTCATCACCACCGCCCCCGGCGTGGGTTACAAGGTCCACCTCACCGGCGGCACCACGCTTGAAGTGCAAAACCCCTCGCGCTGGCCCGACCCCACGACCATCGACTCGGTCGAAGAGCCCGTCATCATCGCCAAAATCCTCACCAACGAGGAGTACGTCGGCAACATCCTCAAGCTCGTCGAAGAAAAGCGCGGCAAGCAGCAGAACATGGAGTACGTCTCCGCCAACCGCGTCATGATCACCTACGAGCTCCCGCTCAATGAGATCGTGCTCGACTTCTACGACCGCCTCAAGTCCGTCAGCCGCGGCTACGCCTCACTCGACTACCACCTCTCCGGCACCTGGACCAGCCCCATGGTCAAGATGGACATCCTCGTCTCCGGCGAACCCGTTGACGCACTCAGCATCATCGTCCATCGCGACTTCGCCTACGAACGCGGCAAAGCCCTCGTCCACAAGATGAAGGAGCTCATCCCCCGCCAGATGTTTGAGGTCGCCATCCAGGCCGCCATCGGCAGCAAGATCGTAGCGCGCGAAACAGTAAGTGCCATCAAAAAGGACGTACTCGCCAAGTGCTACGGCGGCGACATCAGCCGAAAGCGCAAACTCCTCGACAAGCAAAAAGAGGGCAAAAAGCGCATGAAGCGAATCGGCAAAGTAGACATCCCCCAGGAAGCCTTCCTCGCAGTCCTAAAAGTCGGGGAGTAAGTCTTATTCACTTATCGCGGACAGTAGGTGATCGGCGGAGCAGTTGGGACTAATTAGCTTTAGGCGAGGGGATCGTCCGAGAAACATTCGAAATCGGCCCTAGTTCCTGCCAACTGTTTTCGTTGTATCGGAAAAGAAGCTCAGTACTGCATCCATCCTCCGGGATAAATACCTCAAAAGAGGGTTCCCCTCTCTTTACGAGAATTTGCCCCCTGCAGCCAGAGTGCGTTGTTCGACCCTGCGGTTGAAAAACATTAGACGTCTGATGCTCATATGTTTCAAGCCAGGTTCCATCCGCGGCTCGGATCCAAAGCCTTGGTTTCGGTTTCTGGAACTGTATGTAGCTCGACTCGAACGAAACTGGCAGCGAATCACCCTGCGAAGCAACCTCTGCTCTAGTGATCACATTCTCGGATGCAACCTCATTCTTTCGAATGCTTGCTTCCTGGTGTGACGAAAGCGCCGACAAAATGCCGATCAATGCACTGAAGACGGCTGTAACAGCAAACCCCCACTCGAGGTAGCCGGGGAGTTTTGCGGAATCTGTTTTTGAAGCAGCCTCCAGCTGGCGCTTGTAGAGATTCGGCCTGATAAAAAACCACAGTATGCTGATGGCAAATCCCGCGGAAGCGAGGAGAAGGACAGCAAGTTTGTTAAAGGCAAGAATTGTCATCCATCTACTCCAGTGTCGCTTCCAGATATTGTGGATAAATCATCTTTTATCTGTTTGTTGGGAGTAGAAGGAGCGCTCTCGATCTTAGGATTAGTCAATACACTAAGCGCACCGACCCAACCAAAACCCGCCGAAAGACTCTGGAGTGCGTCCTGAGGGTGAAAAAAAATTGTCCCGATCACGGAACCAGTAAAAGCAACGACTACAAAATCAAGCCGGTCATAGAAAACGTCTGGCTTTCCTGGGAAAAGACGGCGGAGAGCAGGTGTCGTCCCCGCAAAACCTTTGTAGAGCGAGAACATATACATGGCGACAGAACCGAAAGCTGTGACGACAAAGTTGAGCTTGCCTGGAGTTGCGAACCGGAGGGTGGCGTCAACTAAAGGCGACCACATAAGATTTGTTCCCTTCAGCCCGGCCGGCAATCTGCAATGCAGCAAATGGTACCACTGCTTCAACGGCAATCAAGAATAATGTCGACGTGACTCACTATCCGAAAATGCAAACTGCTCGCCAAACAAATGAGGGCAGGGAACGAACCTGCAAAGTAGACATCTCCCAGGAAGGCTCTCTCGCCGCCCTAAAAGTTGGAGAACTTTTTTTACGAGCGCGCGATGGCAAAGATTGAAGTCGTTGTATTTCTCACCTGTGAGGAGCTGACAGGTAAAGCTGTCGTTGAGGCTGACTTTATCGCCTCGCTCCGGCGCTTCAGCCGAGACTCGATACTTCGGTTATGTTCGTTCATAGCACTCGTACTTGAGACCTATAAACGAGGTTCGAAAACAGAGAATGTCCAAGCGTCGCTGCTGTACGACTTCTTTCCTCCGAAAGTAGCGGCGGAATTTGTTTGTTTGCTTTGGGCGTCTTCCGAACGACGTCGATTACTCTTTCACCGACGCCAGCTTCTCTTGCTAGCAAAATACGCAGTTACACACTGTCCTTCGAATGGGATGAACGCGGTCGGAAACATGCTCTTTGGGGTTCTGCTCATTCAAGCGAATGATCTCTTAGACAACCCTACTCCGATGACATCTACCGTATTGAGCAGTCGGGAAGACATGGCTGCGTTCATTACAACTATGGTGTCTGCAGGCGAATATGCGCATCGAATGCCCGCACAGACATTCGCAAGATCTAGGAAATTGCTTGTAGATATTCCAAAGAAGTTATTCCCTACCCTCGATCTCAATTGTCAATTCGAAAGCGTAACAGGGCTATCCCTAGAACTTTACTTAGGGCTATCCGTTACAGCTCTGGCCAAATTTTTCAGGTACCAAGACAGCGATTGGTTGAAACATGCCGATGAAGCTACTTTGCTGGCAAACAATCTCATAGTTGAAGGGTCCTCGGCAAGAGACGTAAATATCCTCCTTAACATCATCGCTGCGTCTCCCTCTAAGCTCAAAGCCCTTTACGCAGGGCGGACAGCACGCAAGAACGACAGCACGATGTTTCGAGATTTTCCGTTTGTCGAATCAGTGGCAAATTTTGGTCTTATCAATCAGACGCAGGTGTTCTTACCCATTGACTTGGAATTCATGATGGACAAGTTGTTAGGCGGACCTTTTTGGACATTGAAGGCCACAGTTCCACAATTCGAGTCGCTTTATTGGGGGAAAATCTTTGAAGCGTACACGCAGGATATTTTGACTCGCGCTTCTTCAGGGACAAATCAGTCCGTATATTGCAACCCTGTATATGCAGATAATCCTTTGGAAGAAATCTGTGACGTCCTCATTTTGTGCGGCGAAACGGTAGTCCTTCTAGAAACCAAGACATGTATGCTTGATGCTTCCTCGAAATATGAGGGAAAGCCTGAACTATTACTGGCAAAGCTAGAGAAGCTTCTGGTTGGCTCACCAGAAAAGCCCAAGGCCGTGAGGCAATTAGCCAAGGCGGTTAGAAATCTCTTTCAGGAAGGAAATCAACGTCTGGCGAAGGATATTGATCTTTCTCAGGTGAAGAGTTGCTTCTGTTCGACTGTTACGTTGGATTACATCGGCGGCGCAGCGGGAGTGGCAACACTTCTTTCGAGCTTCATGGACGAAATCTTGGACTCTGAAAAGCTTCGTGTTCAGTTCGAAGGCCATTACACCACTAACATCGATGAGCTGGAAACAATGACTGGCTTTCTAAAATCGACAAATATTGGAGGCCTGCTCAATCTTTGGAAGATACAGAATCCAGCCCTTGGACGGCCTTTCGGAGCTCAGGATATTCAGTGCCTGAAGTGGGAGTACCCGCAATGGTTGGAACAAGACTTCCGCTCCATATTTGACAAGGCTCTTCGTCATGTTCTTCCGAAACAGTACGAAAAGCGGGGATTGTCGCTTCCCGAAAACCAACCTATGCTCAAGAGTTAGGCCACCATCGATTATTGCTGAGCATCGTCACCTGTCCCCTTCGACGGGCTGTTACCGCCGGAAATCTTTGTCAAGTACGCGATCCGCTTATGTGTAACAAACCAAAGGAAATACGGTTGGCATGGTATTTCCTCCAGATCGCTACAATAGAAGTAGGGCTTTTTAGTGGCGTTGGTGCCCTAGCCGTAAGTCCAATAGAAAGACGATTTTGCCTCTAACCCCAATGGTTAGACGATTTTGCGGGATACCCCGCAGCTAAGTCCTTTCAAAAGACGATTTTGCAAAAACAGGGGGAGGGGGTACCCTCCCCATCCCATTGCCGAAAGGTTCAGCGCAAGAGCAAATGGCCGCTCCAGAAGGAGCGGCCATTTGTTGTAGTGATTGTGTTGCAAACGGGTTTAGTGCGCGGGTGCGTCGCCGTCCATGTGGCCGGGCTTGGGCACAATCCACACCAGCGGAACCATGATGGCCGTGAACACTGCCAGCACCGCGATGATGTCCAGATAAGCCAGCATCGACGCCTGGTTATGCAGCATGTTGTAGACATTGCCCTGCGCTGCGGAGATCGCATCGGCATGGTTGCCGCCGCCCGGACCGCGACTGCCCTGCAGGAATCCCGCAACGCTGTTCACACGGTCGTTGAAGGCCTGGCTTGATGGTGTAAGGTTGCGGATCATGTAACCCTGATGCGCCTGCGAGCGCCGCGACAACATCGTCGCCACGAACGCCGTACCCACCGACCCACCCACATTACGAGCAAGATTTGAAAGTCCGCTGACATCGTTGTTCTGTGATCGCGGAATGTTGTTGTACGCAATGGTGTTGATGGGAATGAACAGGAACGCCAGCGAAGCAGCCTGCACAATGCGCAGCCACATAATATCCGCGAACGACGACCCAAGATTCATGTGCGAGTGCATCAGGTAAAGCGAATACGTCAGCAGCGCAAAGCCGAACGAGATCATCACACGCGGATCAAGACGCGTGATGAGAATGCCAACAACAGGCATCATCAGCATGATCGTCACGCCGCCCGGCGAGATCACCAGACCCGCAAGCTCCGCCGTATAACCCAACAACGTCTGCACATACTGCGGAATCAACACAGTCGACGCATACAGCGAGAAGCCCAGCACAAACAGCAGCGTGAACGACACCGCAAAGCTACGCTGCTTGAACAGTGTCAGGTTCAGGATGGGTTTATCACCCTTCTTCAACCGCCACAGCGACCAGATGATCAGACCAATCAGCGACACTGCGCACACAATGGCAAAGGCCGTGATCACAGAGGAACCGAACCAGTCATCTTCCTGGCCCTTATCCAGCACAAACTCCAGCGACCCGAAGCCAAGCGCCAGCAGACCAAACCCGATGTAATCCAGGTTCAACCCCTTCCGCTTGTTTGCCTCCACTTCCTTGATGATGTGCGGAGGATCCTCCACCATACGAGTCGTCAGCACCAAAGACAGGATCGCAACCGGGACGTTGATGAAGAATATCCATCGCCAGTCATAGTTGTCGGTGATCCATCCACCCAAAGTCGGCCCAATCGCCGGAGCAGCAACCACCGCCAGCCCATACAGCGCGAACGCCTGCCCTCGCTGCTTAGGCTCGAAGGTGTCCGCAAGGATGGCCTGCTCACTCGGCCCAAGTCCACCACCACCCGCACCCTGGATCAACCGGAACAGGATCAGGATAGGCAGGGTAGGCGCCAGCCCACACATAGCCGACGAGATACCAAAGATGACCACGCAGATCATGTAGAACTTCTTGCGCCCGATGAACGTGGTCAGATACGCAGAAGCCGGAAGGATAATGGCGTTCGCCACCAGGTAACTGGTGATGACCCAGGTAGCTTCGTCCTGCGAGGCACCCAACCCACCCGCAATGTGCGGCAGGGCCACATTCGCAATAGAGGTATCCAGTACCTCCATGAAGGTAGCCAGGGTCACTGTGAGGGCAATCAGCCAGGGGTTATGCTTCGGTCGCCACGGCTGTTCTGCCGCGTGCGCTACCTCGGCCGGTTGGCCAGTCTCTTCCATTGTGGTTGCAGCCATACCCGATTTCAGATGGCGGATTCCGACATGGGATGCAGAGAGTTTGCGTATGCACTGTTTACGGTGCAGGAACGCGACATGCTAGGGTCGATTCATGGCAAGAATCGCAGTTGATATGGATGAGGTGATGGCGGACACCGTTGCGGAACACATCCGCCGCTACAACGCTGACTTCCGCAGCGAGCTTTCCAAGGAAGATATGGATGGCAAATGGTTGTGGCAGTGCGTGCCAGATGCACACCATGAAGCGCTGGTCGGCTATCTGAATGAACCGGAGTTCTTTCGCAATCTTGAATTGATGCCAGATTCGCAGCGTGTGCTGGAGCGACTGAACCGCGACCACGAAGTGTTCATCGCGTCAGCGGCGATGGAAGTGCCTATGAGCTTCGCGGCCAAGTTTGCATGGATGGAAGAGCACTTCCCCTTCATCCGTCCTTCGCACATGGTCTTCTGTGGCGACAAGAGCATTCTCGCTGCCGATTACCTCATCGACGACAACCCTCGGCAACTCCGAGCGTTTCGTGGCAAAGGATTGCTCTTCTCAGCGCCGCATAACAAGCTTGCGAAGGAATGGACGCGCGTCGAAGACTGGAACGCGGTTGAGAAGTTCTTTTATCCGGAAGGATGACGCCGACTAACGCGCGGCAGTGCTCTCGTTTGATCCGCGCGTCTTTCCGTTGCCATTCGGTAGTCCGCCGCCATTGTGTGAAGACGCGTTGCCTTGCAGCGTGACGATAAGCGCCTTAGCAGGGGTCTGTCCGGCGTTCGCATAGCTGTGCGGCGTATTCGCGTCGAAATACACAGCATCGCCAGCTTCAAGTCGGTGTGTCCCGTCTCCATGAGTGATATCCATTTCGCCTTCCAGAACGTATAGAAACTCAGAGCCGGGATGCTGATGCGCGCGTCGCGGCGTTACGTTCGGAAGAAACTCTGCGAAGTAAGGATCAAGCTGGCGATCCGGAATTAGGTAGCCTAACGATTCAAAATAGTAGGCAGGATCATCCGTTCCGCTCTGTGGAAGGCGAATGCGGTCCTTGCCACGCTGCACGCGGAAAAGCGTCTTCGGTTCCGGCTCAAAGAAGTAGCTTAGGTCCTTTGAAAACACCAACGAGATGCGTGCGAGGTTGCGCAGCGTAGGCACCACGCGGCCTGTTTCAAGCTGTGACAGAAAGCTGGCGCTGAGGCCGGTGTGACGGCCAAGTTCAACCAGTCCCATACCTTTTTTCAGACGTAGCTGCTTAATGCGCTCGCCCAGTTTCTTTTCCGCGATGAAATTTTCAGCGGCTTCGCCAGCTATCGGATCGCCCGTATTCGTAGGCGGAGACGGACGGTCCGTGATGCTCGCGTCCTTCGTTTCCGCAGATGATGACATTGCCCTATCTCCCAGTGTCGTGACACTTTACGTAGGCCAAAAGATGTCGAATTTTGGCGGAAAGATGTCCGCGCGCATAGAAGTAAGAAAATCTGTGTTTTGCAAAAGGTTGTCTCTGGACTTTAGGCTCGTGAATGTGATCCCGGCTTTGCTGCATGACAAACAAAGAATTGCACCTGTGATGGTGCTGTGGTTTCTGATGGCTGGCTGCGCCA contains the following coding sequences:
- the lepA gene encoding translation elongation factor 4 produces the protein MDPKYIRNFAIIAHIDHGKSTLSDRLLELTGSLTQREMQAQVLDAMDLERERGITIKAHSVRMMYQAHDGQTYQLNLIDTPGHVDFSYEVSRSLASCEGALLVVDASQGVEAQTLANAYLAISNGLEIIPVINKIDLPSADIPRTKEMIENTVGLPADDAIAVSAKTGLNVADILEAVVALIPPPTGDSEKPLQALIFDSWFDPYKGVIVLARVINGTLRKGQRIKLMSNGKVFDVESMGVLTPKPVEIAELSAGEVGFFVATIKDVADTKVGDTITDPTNPATEMLPGFEDIKSMVFAGLYTVESHEHGALREALGKLKLNDASFSFEPESSVALGFGFRCGFLGLLHMEIIQERLEREFGLDLITTAPGVGYKVHLTGGTTLEVQNPSRWPDPTTIDSVEEPVIIAKILTNEEYVGNILKLVEEKRGKQQNMEYVSANRVMITYELPLNEIVLDFYDRLKSVSRGYASLDYHLSGTWTSPMVKMDILVSGEPVDALSIIVHRDFAYERGKALVHKMKELIPRQMFEVAIQAAIGSKIVARETVSAIKKDVLAKCYGGDISRKRKLLDKQKEGKKRMKRIGKVDIPQEAFLAVLKVGE
- a CDS encoding DHA2 family efflux MFS transporter permease subunit, coding for MAATTMEETGQPAEVAHAAEQPWRPKHNPWLIALTVTLATFMEVLDTSIANVALPHIAGGLGASQDEATWVITSYLVANAIILPASAYLTTFIGRKKFYMICVVIFGISSAMCGLAPTLPILILFRLIQGAGGGGLGPSEQAILADTFEPKQRGQAFALYGLAVVAAPAIGPTLGGWITDNYDWRWIFFINVPVAILSLVLTTRMVEDPPHIIKEVEANKRKGLNLDYIGFGLLALGFGSLEFVLDKGQEDDWFGSSVITAFAIVCAVSLIGLIIWSLWRLKKGDKPILNLTLFKQRSFAVSFTLLFVLGFSLYASTVLIPQYVQTLLGYTAELAGLVISPGGVTIMLMMPVVGILITRLDPRVMISFGFALLTYSLYLMHSHMNLGSSFADIMWLRIVQAASLAFLFIPINTIAYNNIPRSQNNDVSGLSNLARNVGGSVGTAFVATMLSRRSQAHQGYMIRNLTPSSQAFNDRVNSVAGFLQGSRGPGGGNHADAISAAQGNVYNMLHNQASMLAYLDIIAVLAVFTAIMVPLVWIVPKPGHMDGDAPAH
- a CDS encoding 5' nucleotidase, NT5C type, translating into MARIAVDMDEVMADTVAEHIRRYNADFRSELSKEDMDGKWLWQCVPDAHHEALVGYLNEPEFFRNLELMPDSQRVLERLNRDHEVFIASAAMEVPMSFAAKFAWMEEHFPFIRPSHMVFCGDKSILAADYLIDDNPRQLRAFRGKGLLFSAPHNKLAKEWTRVEDWNAVEKFFYPEG
- a CDS encoding helix-turn-helix domain-containing protein, translating into MSSSAETKDASITDRPSPPTNTGDPIAGEAAENFIAEKKLGERIKQLRLKKGMGLVELGRHTGLSASFLSQLETGRVVPTLRNLARISLVFSKDLSYFFEPEPKTLFRVQRGKDRIRLPQSGTDDPAYYFESLGYLIPDRQLDPYFAEFLPNVTPRRAHQHPGSEFLYVLEGEMDITHGDGTHRLEAGDAVYFDANTPHSYANAGQTPAKALIVTLQGNASSHNGGGLPNGNGKTRGSNESTAAR